The genomic segment CCTGAAATTAACTTTTTTACCCATTCGGCCGATACAAGATTTTTGTATCTTGATAGATGCTCCATTGGTAATTCAGGATTATTTACCCAGTCTTTTAAAAAGTCCTGATAAACGAAAACGTTTTTATAATCTGATTTAATAAAGGTTTTTGCAGCAACAGAATTATCCTTATCATCATAAGAGTAAATAATTATTTTATGTTCCGGTAAAATTTGCTTCGATCTTACTATTTCGATCCAATCCATATAATTGAACCATTTAAGAGGCAATGATTTAGCATTTTTTATATGTCCTCTGCGTAATTCGTTTTTTAGTTTCCAGCCATTGTATGTGTCTAAAGGGCGTATATCAATGATTTTAACATTTGTATCTTCAATAATTCTCTCCAAATTATTGGTGGAAATTAGATTTAATTCTTTCATGAAAATTTGCTTAATTGTGATTAATTTTTGTGTCTCGGGAGCAGAAACTGTCGGTTTTATAGTGTAGGTTTATTTGCATGTTTTTGAAAACTATTTCTCTAATGATTTAATAGTAGAAGTTGTAATTGTTTAATACATTGTATTTTCATTAGCCGAGTTTTTTGGTATTTCTTGTATTGAATCCCAATGTTCTACAATTTTGCCATTTTTATCGAATCTGAAAAAATCCATTGTAACATACTCAAAATTATCCGGCCAAATTTGATGTGTGTGAAGAGCAACCAAATCTCCTTCTTCAATAGCTCGGACAAATTCTATAGATTTACGCGGATATTCTTTTGCCATTCTTTCGAAATATTCAATAAATGGTGTAGTGCCATCTCCAACTAAAGGATTATGTTGAATGTATTCGGAACCTACAAATAAACTGACAGCTTCTTTTGGATTTCCTTCATATGCCATTTTGTAAAAGGCAATTGCATTTTGTTTGTTTTGTTTTATTTTATCTTTCATTTGATTTTTTTAATTTTTGTGAGTATCACAGAGAAAGCTAATATTAACTTCAAGTTTCTGACACTTATCAGATGCTAATAATTTTTTCCGGAATTCATTTCATATTTCTCTCTCCAATTTATTAATTTATTAAAAAAACAAATATGCAAAAAAAAGGTAGTATTGCAATTTTGGAAGGGTTGTATAATTATAATTCCTGAATATCAAATAGTTATACCCAAAAATATTCACAAATTACGGTTAAATCTTATTTTGAGGTACTGAAGAGAAATGTTTTGGTGATAGCTATCTGTAAGCTAAAATGCTAAATTGCATTATCATAGGCTGTTCTTCGAAAACCTTAGGAAACAAACTCCTTCGAAAGTTTTATGAAAATAACCTTTTTTTGTCATCTAAAGGTAAATTGAATTTGTAAAAGGCTAAAAGTCCGATTTGCGTTTTTACATGTTATTGCGTACTGAATATTAACAATTTAGATTAATTTTGTTTTCTTTTTCTTGATAAAAAGAACCAAAATTCTCTGATGCCACCACCGCATTATAGTTACTGCAAACTCAATAATGAGATAATAATTTGCAGAAAACGAGAATTTCATTGTTTACAGGCAATTTTCAATAGTTGTTCCCACCAAAATAATTTTGTTAAAAATTATATGTGACTCTGACTCGTCCTAAAAAATGGCGGGCGTTGGCATGTGGGTCGTAGCATCATTTTTTTTTGATTTTTTGTTGCTTTTTATCAAGAAAAAAGTAAAGAAAAAAAAGCTTGCAAAGCTATATTACACACAGGCATTATATTATCAAATATTTAATTCTAAGTATTCCTTGTATTCG from the Bacteroidota bacterium genome contains:
- a CDS encoding SnoaL-like domain-containing protein, with product MKDKIKQNKQNAIAFYKMAYEGNPKEAVSLFVGSEYIQHNPLVGDGTTPFIEYFERMAKEYPRKSIEFVRAIEEGDLVALHTHQIWPDNFEYVTMDFFRFDKNGKIVEHWDSIQEIPKNSANENTMY